In Stigmatopora nigra isolate UIUO_SnigA chromosome 11, RoL_Snig_1.1, whole genome shotgun sequence, the following proteins share a genomic window:
- the scn1laa gene encoding sodium channel, voltage-gated, type I-like, alpha isoform X2, translated as MAQLLVPPGPDSFRRFSRDSLAAIEKRIAEENAKKPKGEKKKRSDEDEPKPSCDLEAGKSVPLVYGEVPKGMVSTPMDDLDPYYRNQKTFIVINKGNCIFRFNAAPALYLLSPFNLLRRISIWILVHSLFNLLIMCTIITNCVFMTLSRPPDWAKIVEYTFTAIYTFESLVKILARGFCIGKFTFLRDPWNWLDFTVIVMAYVTEFVNLGSFSALRTFRVLRALKAISVIPGLKTIVGALFQSVKKLADVMILTVFCLSVFALIGLQLFMGHLKQKCVFMPVHTTSATNGNFSNGTYMNGSLHSVQEEPFNWSEYSLDNKNYYYLPGKRDPLLCGNASEAGQCPEGFSCIKVGKNPDYGYTSFDSFGWAFLSLFRLMTQDFWENLYQQTLRASGKPYMVFFVLVIFLGSFYLINLILAVVAMAYEEQSQATIKEAQEKEEEFQAKMESLKKQQVDAQAVAVASTEHAEVSDNTGFVESSSENSKLSSKSAKERCNRRRKRKEEGKVPNSESQDSLKKARYRFPVEDNLLNNEMKCSSAHQADTIDADGGTKQDCTNFLEEPGGRDRTFSVASVITSTMEELEDSRQKCPPCWYSFANSFLIWECCPLWMTIKKVVRIIVMDPFTDLAITICIVLNTLFMAMEHSPMSPGFSRTLIVGNMVFTGIFTAEMVFKIIAMDLYYYFQEGWNIFDGIIVSLSLMELCLSNVVGMSVLRSFRLLRVFKLAKSWPTLNTLIKIIVGMQLFGKNYKDCVCKISSECDLPRWHMNDFFHSFLIVFRVLCGEWIETMWDCMEVSGPTMCIIVYMMVMVIGNLVVLNLFLALLLSSFSADNLAANDDDSDTNNLQIAIARIHRGIAFVKSLIQSTCNSVCLGNNAQSQGEDPSCLEDIQKPSGPNGIPNHAIKALPRNGNGDVTGVDKSGDKYIVCSKTDDSIMSFINNPSFTVHVPIAVGESDFENLNTEDFSSVSSDAAGCLVTIEEDGQLSTSEGSTVDLGEKDGDSLDLDLEESMEPDDCFPNNCVQRFKCCQVNVQVGWWKVWWIIRKTCFRIVEHNWFESFIIFMILLSSGALAFEDVYIETRKSIKAMLEYADKMFTYIFILEMLLKWVAYGYAKYFTNAWCWLDFVIVAVSLVSLVANAMGFAELGAIKSLRTLRALRPLRALSRFDGMRVVVNALLGAIPSIFNVLLVCLIFWLIFSIMGVNLFAGKYYRCLDNSSVRFLPSEVQNKSVCESLGIDQAKWKNHKINFDNVGLGYLALLQVATFKGWMDIMYAAVDSPSKLGEQPAYEINLKMYLYFVVFIIFGAFFTLNLFIGVIIDNFNQQKRKFGGQDIFMTEEQKKYYNAMKKLGSKKPQKPIPRPSNKIQACIFDMTTKQAFDVVIMVLIWLNMVAMMVETDDQSDQKKEILGWINGVFICVFTGECLVKMIALRQYFFTNGWNVFDFIVVVLSIIGMSLSELIKKYFVSPTLFRVIRLARIGRVLRLIKSAKGIRTLLFALMMSLPALFNIGLLLFLVMFIYAIFGMSNFAYVKKESGIDDLFNFETFGNSMICLFQITTSAGWDGLLAPILNKHKDDCDSTMEHPGSAVKGDCGSPSVGIAFFVSYIIICFLIVINMYIAVILENFGVATEESADPLSEDDFEMFYEVWEKFDPRATQFMEYNKLSEFADALDPPLRIAKPNRIELISMDLPLVSGERIHCLDILFAFTKRVLGEGGEMDILRAQMEERFMASNPSKLSYEPITTTLRRRQEDTSAVIIQRLFREHLKRRAAERMLEEAKDIVLKDEKPVDKEAPFMDKLDEVSGSEIKEPSTYQTSEIDNAEQDATCKDSTEHDA; from the exons ATGGCGCAGCTGCTTGTACCACCAGGACCAGACAGCTTCCGCCGCTTTAGTCGCGATTCCCTCGCCGCCATCGAAAAGCGAATCGCCGAGGAGAATGCAAAAAAGCCCAAAGGGGAGAAGAAAAAGCGCAGCGATGAGGATGAACCCAAACCTAGTTGCGACTTGGAGGCGGGAAAGTCTGTCCCGCTGGTGTATGGGGAGGTCCCCAAAGGAATGGTCTCTACACCTATGGATGACCTGGACCCCTACTACCGTAATCAGAAG ACTTTCATAGTAATAAACAAAGGGAATTGCATCTTCCGATTCAACGCTGCTCCTGCCTTGTACCTCCTGAGCCCCTTCAACCTTCTCCGAAGAATATCTATTTGGATTTTGGTCCACT CATTGTTCAACTTGCTGATTATGTGCACTATCATCACCAACTGTGTATTTATGACACTGAGTCGACCGCCTGACTGGGCCAAAATTGTTGA ATACACTTTTACTGCAATCTACACTTTCGAATCCCTGGTTAAAATATTAGCCCGAGGCTTCTGCATAGGGAAGTTCACCTTTCTGAGGGATCCATGGAATTGGCTGGATTTTACTGTCATCGTCATGGC GTATGTAACCGAGTTTGTAAATCTAGGCAGTTTCTCAGCTCTTCGCACATTCAGAGTGCTGAGAGCTTTAAAAGCTATTTCAGTCATTCCAG GCTTGAAGACCATTGTCGGCGCTCTGTTCCAGTCGGTAAAGAAACTCGCTGATGTGATGATCCTCACTGTCTTCTGCTTGAGCGTCTTTGCCCTCATAGGGTTGCAACTGTTTATGGGCCATTTAAAGCAAAAGTGTGTGTTCATGCCAGTACATACTACTTCTGCCACCAATGGTAACTTTTCTAATGGAACCTACATGAACGGATCACTTCACAGTGTCCAGGAAGAGCCTTTTAACTGGTCTGAGTACTCGCTTGATAACA AAAATTATTATTACCTCCCAGGTAAACGGGATCCATTGCTCTGCGGAAATGCTAGTGAGGCTGG acAGTGTCCTGAAGGCTTTTCGTGCATCAAAGTTGGAAAAAACCCAGATTATGGTTACACCAGTTTCGACTCATTTGGGTGGGCCTTCCTTTCTCTCTTTAGGCTCATGACTCAAGATTTTTGGGAAAACCTGTACCAGCAG ACACTGCGGGCATCTGGAAAGCCGTACATGGTGTTTTTTGTACTGGTCATATTTCTTGGCTCCTTCTACCTAATCAACCTTATATTGGCTGTGGTGGCAATGGCATACGAGGAGCAAAGCCAGGCCACCATTAAAGAGGcacaggagaaggaggaggagtttcAGGCCAAGATGGAGAGCCTCAAAAAACAGCAAGTAGATGCTCAG GCTGTAGCAGTCGCCTCTACAGAGCACGCTGAAGTCAGTGACAATACCGGTTTTGTAGAGAGCTCTTCCGAAAACTCCAAGTTGAGCTCAAAAAGTGCCAAAGAGAGATGCAACAGacggagaaaaagaaaagaggaggGCAAAGTCCCAAACTCTGAGTCTCAAGATAGCCTTAAGAAGGCCCGATATCGCTTCCCTGTGGAGGACAATTTACTCAACAATGAAATGAAGTGCTCATCAGCTCATCAG GCTGACACCATCGATGCCGATGGAGGAACCAAACAGGATTGCACCAATTTCCTTGAGGAGCCAGGAGGCAGGGATAGAACTTTCAGCGTAGCTAGTGTCATAACCAGCACGATGGAAG AACTGGAGGACTCTCGTCAGAAGTGTCCTCCCTGCTGGTACAGTTTTGCAAACTCCTTCCTCATCTGGGAATGTTGTCCACTCTGGATGACGATTAAAAAGGTGGTCAGAATAATTGTGATGGATCCATTTACTGATTTAGCCATCACAATTTGCATTGTACTCAACACCTTATTCATGGCCATGGAGCACTCCCCAATGTCACCGGGATTCTCCAGGACACTGATTGTAGGGAATATG GTATTCACCGGAATCTTCACAGCTGAAATGGTCTTCAAAATAATTGCGATGGATCTTTACTATTACTTCCAAGAGGGATGGAATATATTCGATGGAATTATTGTCAGTTTGAGCTTAATGGAGCTCTGTTTATCTAATGTTGTAGGAATGtctgttttaagatcatttAGATTG TTGCGAGTATTCAAGTTGGCCAAGTCATGGCCTACTCTCAACACCCTCATCAAAATAATTG TGGGCATGCAGTTGTTTGGGAAAAACTACAAGGACTGTGTGTGTAAAATCTCCAGCGAATGTGATCTACCTCGCTGGCACATGAAtgactttttccattcattcctCATCGTCTTCCGAGTGCTTTGTGGAGAATGGATAGAGACCATGTGGGACTGCATGGAAGTGTCTGGCCCAACCATGTGCATCATTGTCTACATGATGGTCATGGTTATTGGAAACCTTGTG GTGCTGAACCTCTTCCTGGCCTTACTACTGAGTTCATTCAGTGCGGACAACTTGGCTGCCAACGATGACGACAGCGACACAAACAATTTGCAGATCGCCATTGCAAGGATCCACAGAGGCATTGCCTTTGTCAAATCCCTTATTCAGAGCACTTGTAATAGTGTCTGTCTAGGGAATAATGCACAAAGCCAGGGTGAGGATCCATCATGCCTTGAGGATATCCAAAAACCATCAGGACCAAACGGTATCCCCAACCACGCCATTAAAGCACTACCAAGGAACGGAAATGGGGATGTGACTGGAGTGGACAAAAGCGGGGACAAGTATATTGTATGCAGCAAGACTGATGACTCCATAATGTCTTTCATCAACAACCCCAGTTTCACGGTTCATGTTCCAATTGCTGTGGGGGAGTCCGACTTTGAAAATCTCAACACAGAGGACTTCAGCAGTGTCTCGTCTGATGCAGCAGGATGCCTCGTG ACCATTGAGGAGGATGGCCAACTCAGCACATCTGAGGGCAGCACAGTAGACTTGGGGGAAAAAGATGGAGACTCTCTAGACCTTGACTTAGAGGAATCAATGGAACCTGATGACTGCTTTCCAAACA ATTGTGTACAAAGATTCAAGTGTTGCCAAGTAAATGTTCAGGTCGGCTGGTGGAAAGTATGGTGGATCATAAGAAAGACCTGTTTCCGAATAGTGGAGCACAACTGGTTTGAAAGCTTCATCATCTTTATGATCTTGCTTAGCAGTGGTGCTTTA GCTTTTGAAGATGTCTACATCGAAACCAGGAAGAGTATTAAAGCAATGCTGGAATATGCAGACAAAATGTTCACCTACATCTTCATCTTAGAAATGTTACTCAAGTGGGTTGCTTATGGCTATGCGAAATATTTCACAAATGCCTGGTGTTGGCTTGACTTCGTTATTGTTGCT GTTTCACTGGTCAGTCTGGTAGCCAATGCAATGGGTTTTGCTGAACTTGGGGCCATTAAGTCTTTGAGGACCCTGCGAGCTTTGAGACCCTTGAGAGCTCTTTCCAGGTTTGACGGCATGAGG GTGGTTGTCAATGCTCTGCTGGGTGCAATTCCCTCCATCTTCAATGTACTGCTGGTGTGCCTGATCTTTTGGCTCATCTTCAGTATCATGGGTGTGAACTTATTCGCAGGAAAGTACTACCGCTGCCTTGACAACAGCTCAGTACGGTTCCTGCCCAGCGAAGTGCAAAACAAGAGCGTATGTGAGTCCTTAGGAATAGACCAGGCTAAATGGAAGAACCATAAAATCAACTTTGATAATGTTGGTCTAGGTTACCTTGCATTGCTGCAAGTG GCTACATTCAAGGGCTGGATGGATATCATGTATGCAGCAGTAGACTCCCCAAGCAAG CTTGGGGAACAGCCAGCATATGAGATCAACCTCAAGATGTATCTGTATTTTGTCGTTTTCATCATATTTGGTGCCTTCTTCACCCTCAATCTCTTCATTGGTGTCATCATTGACAACTTTAACCAACAAAAACGAAAG TTTGGAGGTCAAGACATTTTCATGACTGAAGAACAGAAGAAATATTATAACGCCATGAAGAAGCTGGGttcaaaaaagccacaaaaaccTATTCCCAGACCATCA AACAAGATTCAAGCCTGCATATTTGACATGACTACCAAACAAGCATTTGATGTTGTGATCATGGTTCTCATATGGCTTAACATGGTTGCCATGATGGTGGAAACTGATGACCAGTCAGATCAAAAGAAAGAAATTCTCGGCTGGATCAACGGGGTCTTCATTTGTGTCTTTACGGGCGAGTGTTTAGTGAAGATGATCGCACTTCGCCAATACTTTTTCACAAATGGCTGGAATGTGTTTGATTTCATCGTCGTCGTTCTCTCAATTATTG GTATGTCTCTCTCAGAgcttattaagaaatattttgtgTCACCCACTTTGTTCCGAGTCATCCGCCTGGCTCGAATCGGACGAGTCCTCCGCCTTATTAAAAGTGCCAAAGGAATCCGCACCCTCTTGTTTGCCTTGATGATGTCACTGCCTGCCTTGTTCAACATTGGACTCTTGCTCTTTTTGGTCATGTTCATCTACGCCATTTTCGGCATGTCAAACTTTGCATATGTAAAGAAGGAATCGGGTATCGATGACCTTTTCAATTTTGAGACGTTTGGCAACAGCATGATTTGCCTGTTTCAGATCACCACCTCGGCCGGGTGGGACGGCCTCCTGGCTCCAATTCTTAACAAACACAAAGACGACTGTGATAGTACCATGGAGCACCCTGGTAGTGCTGTCAAAGGAGATTGTGGGTCTCCTTCTGTCGGCATTGCCTTCTTTGTCAGCTACATCATCATCTGCTTCCTTATTGTAATAAATATGTACATTGCAGTCATCCTGGAAAACTTTGGTGTAGCCACGGAGGAGAGCGCCGACCCCCTAAGTGAGGatgattttgaaatgttttatgaGGTTTGGGAAAAGTTTGACCCAAGAGCAACCCAGTTCATGGAGTACAACAAGTTATCCGAGTTTGCCGATGCCTTGGATCCACCGTTACGCATAGCCAAGCCCAACAGGATCGAATTGATCTCTATGGATCTTCCTTTGGTGAGTGGCGAACGTATCCACTGCCTGGACATCCTCTTTGCTTTCACAAAACGGGTACTTGGTGAGGGCGGAGAGATGGACATATTAAGGGCACAAATGGAAGAGAGATTCATGGCCTCCAACCCTTCCAAATTGTCTTATGAACCCATCACGACCACTCTTCGTCGCAGACAGGAGGATACATCGGCTGTCATCATCCAGAGGTTGTTCAGAGAGCATTTGAAGAGACGGGCTGCTGAAAGAATGCTGGAAGAAGCCAAAGATATTGTTCTGAAAGATGAAAAACCAGTTGACAAAGAAGCGCCATTTATGGACAAACTCGATGAAGTTTCGGGCTCTGAAATCAAAGAGCCGTCAACCTATCAAACGTCGGAAATTGACAATGCTGAACAGGATGCCACATGTAAAGACAGCACTGAGCATGATGCATAA
- the scn1laa gene encoding sodium channel, voltage-gated, type I-like, alpha isoform X1: protein MAQLLVPPGPDSFRRFSRDSLAAIEKRIAEENAKKPKGEKKKRSDEDEPKPSCDLEAGKSVPLVYGEVPKGMVSTPMDDLDPYYRNQKTFIVINKGNCIFRFNAAPALYLLSPFNLLRRISIWILVHSLFNLLIMCTIITNCVFMTLSRPPDWAKIVEYTFTAIYTFESLVKILARGFCIGKFTFLRDPWNWLDFTVIVMAYVTEFVNLGSFSALRTFRVLRALKAISVIPGLKTIVGALFQSVKKLADVMILTVFCLSVFALIGLQLFMGHLKQKCVFMPVHTTSATNGNFSNGTYMNGSLHSVQEEPFNWSEYSLDNKNYYYLPGKRDPLLCGNASEAGQCPEGFSCIKVGKNPDYGYTSFDSFGWAFLSLFRLMTQDFWENLYQQTLRASGKPYMVFFVLVIFLGSFYLINLILAVVAMAYEEQSQATIKEAQEKEEEFQAKMESLKKQQVDAQAVAVASTEHAEVSDNTGFVESSSENSKLSSKSAKERCNRRRKRKEEGKVPNSESQDSLKKARYRFPVEDNLLNNEMKCSSAHQADTIDADGGTKQDCTNFLEEPGGRDRTFSVASVITSTMEELEDSRQKCPPCWYSFANSFLIWECCPLWMTIKKVVRIIVMDPFTDLAITICIVLNTLFMAMEHSPMSPGFSRTLIVGNMVFTGIFTAEMVFKIIAMDLYYYFQEGWNIFDGIIVSLSLMELCLSNVVGMSVLRSFRLLRVFKLAKSWPTLNTLIKIIGNSVGALGNLTLVLAIIVFIFAVVGMQLFGKNYKDCVCKISSECDLPRWHMNDFFHSFLIVFRVLCGEWIETMWDCMEVSGPTMCIIVYMMVMVIGNLVVLNLFLALLLSSFSADNLAANDDDSDTNNLQIAIARIHRGIAFVKSLIQSTCNSVCLGNNAQSQGEDPSCLEDIQKPSGPNGIPNHAIKALPRNGNGDVTGVDKSGDKYIVCSKTDDSIMSFINNPSFTVHVPIAVGESDFENLNTEDFSSVSSDAAGCLVTIEEDGQLSTSEGSTVDLGEKDGDSLDLDLEESMEPDDCFPNNCVQRFKCCQVNVQVGWWKVWWIIRKTCFRIVEHNWFESFIIFMILLSSGALAFEDVYIETRKSIKAMLEYADKMFTYIFILEMLLKWVAYGYAKYFTNAWCWLDFVIVAVSLVSLVANAMGFAELGAIKSLRTLRALRPLRALSRFDGMRVVVNALLGAIPSIFNVLLVCLIFWLIFSIMGVNLFAGKYYRCLDNSSVRFLPSEVQNKSVCESLGIDQAKWKNHKINFDNVGLGYLALLQVATFKGWMDIMYAAVDSPSKLGEQPAYEINLKMYLYFVVFIIFGAFFTLNLFIGVIIDNFNQQKRKFGGQDIFMTEEQKKYYNAMKKLGSKKPQKPIPRPSNKIQACIFDMTTKQAFDVVIMVLIWLNMVAMMVETDDQSDQKKEILGWINGVFICVFTGECLVKMIALRQYFFTNGWNVFDFIVVVLSIIGMSLSELIKKYFVSPTLFRVIRLARIGRVLRLIKSAKGIRTLLFALMMSLPALFNIGLLLFLVMFIYAIFGMSNFAYVKKESGIDDLFNFETFGNSMICLFQITTSAGWDGLLAPILNKHKDDCDSTMEHPGSAVKGDCGSPSVGIAFFVSYIIICFLIVINMYIAVILENFGVATEESADPLSEDDFEMFYEVWEKFDPRATQFMEYNKLSEFADALDPPLRIAKPNRIELISMDLPLVSGERIHCLDILFAFTKRVLGEGGEMDILRAQMEERFMASNPSKLSYEPITTTLRRRQEDTSAVIIQRLFREHLKRRAAERMLEEAKDIVLKDEKPVDKEAPFMDKLDEVSGSEIKEPSTYQTSEIDNAEQDATCKDSTEHDA from the exons ATGGCGCAGCTGCTTGTACCACCAGGACCAGACAGCTTCCGCCGCTTTAGTCGCGATTCCCTCGCCGCCATCGAAAAGCGAATCGCCGAGGAGAATGCAAAAAAGCCCAAAGGGGAGAAGAAAAAGCGCAGCGATGAGGATGAACCCAAACCTAGTTGCGACTTGGAGGCGGGAAAGTCTGTCCCGCTGGTGTATGGGGAGGTCCCCAAAGGAATGGTCTCTACACCTATGGATGACCTGGACCCCTACTACCGTAATCAGAAG ACTTTCATAGTAATAAACAAAGGGAATTGCATCTTCCGATTCAACGCTGCTCCTGCCTTGTACCTCCTGAGCCCCTTCAACCTTCTCCGAAGAATATCTATTTGGATTTTGGTCCACT CATTGTTCAACTTGCTGATTATGTGCACTATCATCACCAACTGTGTATTTATGACACTGAGTCGACCGCCTGACTGGGCCAAAATTGTTGA ATACACTTTTACTGCAATCTACACTTTCGAATCCCTGGTTAAAATATTAGCCCGAGGCTTCTGCATAGGGAAGTTCACCTTTCTGAGGGATCCATGGAATTGGCTGGATTTTACTGTCATCGTCATGGC GTATGTAACCGAGTTTGTAAATCTAGGCAGTTTCTCAGCTCTTCGCACATTCAGAGTGCTGAGAGCTTTAAAAGCTATTTCAGTCATTCCAG GCTTGAAGACCATTGTCGGCGCTCTGTTCCAGTCGGTAAAGAAACTCGCTGATGTGATGATCCTCACTGTCTTCTGCTTGAGCGTCTTTGCCCTCATAGGGTTGCAACTGTTTATGGGCCATTTAAAGCAAAAGTGTGTGTTCATGCCAGTACATACTACTTCTGCCACCAATGGTAACTTTTCTAATGGAACCTACATGAACGGATCACTTCACAGTGTCCAGGAAGAGCCTTTTAACTGGTCTGAGTACTCGCTTGATAACA AAAATTATTATTACCTCCCAGGTAAACGGGATCCATTGCTCTGCGGAAATGCTAGTGAGGCTGG acAGTGTCCTGAAGGCTTTTCGTGCATCAAAGTTGGAAAAAACCCAGATTATGGTTACACCAGTTTCGACTCATTTGGGTGGGCCTTCCTTTCTCTCTTTAGGCTCATGACTCAAGATTTTTGGGAAAACCTGTACCAGCAG ACACTGCGGGCATCTGGAAAGCCGTACATGGTGTTTTTTGTACTGGTCATATTTCTTGGCTCCTTCTACCTAATCAACCTTATATTGGCTGTGGTGGCAATGGCATACGAGGAGCAAAGCCAGGCCACCATTAAAGAGGcacaggagaaggaggaggagtttcAGGCCAAGATGGAGAGCCTCAAAAAACAGCAAGTAGATGCTCAG GCTGTAGCAGTCGCCTCTACAGAGCACGCTGAAGTCAGTGACAATACCGGTTTTGTAGAGAGCTCTTCCGAAAACTCCAAGTTGAGCTCAAAAAGTGCCAAAGAGAGATGCAACAGacggagaaaaagaaaagaggaggGCAAAGTCCCAAACTCTGAGTCTCAAGATAGCCTTAAGAAGGCCCGATATCGCTTCCCTGTGGAGGACAATTTACTCAACAATGAAATGAAGTGCTCATCAGCTCATCAG GCTGACACCATCGATGCCGATGGAGGAACCAAACAGGATTGCACCAATTTCCTTGAGGAGCCAGGAGGCAGGGATAGAACTTTCAGCGTAGCTAGTGTCATAACCAGCACGATGGAAG AACTGGAGGACTCTCGTCAGAAGTGTCCTCCCTGCTGGTACAGTTTTGCAAACTCCTTCCTCATCTGGGAATGTTGTCCACTCTGGATGACGATTAAAAAGGTGGTCAGAATAATTGTGATGGATCCATTTACTGATTTAGCCATCACAATTTGCATTGTACTCAACACCTTATTCATGGCCATGGAGCACTCCCCAATGTCACCGGGATTCTCCAGGACACTGATTGTAGGGAATATG GTATTCACCGGAATCTTCACAGCTGAAATGGTCTTCAAAATAATTGCGATGGATCTTTACTATTACTTCCAAGAGGGATGGAATATATTCGATGGAATTATTGTCAGTTTGAGCTTAATGGAGCTCTGTTTATCTAATGTTGTAGGAATGtctgttttaagatcatttAGATTG TTGCGAGTATTCAAGTTGGCCAAGTCATGGCCTACTCTCAACACCCTCATCAAAATAATTGGTAACTCTGTGGGGGCTTTGGGAAACCTGACCCTAGTGCTGGCCATTATCGTCTTCATCTTTGCTGTAGTGGGCATGCAGTTGTTTGGGAAAAACTACAAGGACTGTGTGTGTAAAATCTCCAGCGAATGTGATCTACCTCGCTGGCACATGAAtgactttttccattcattcctCATCGTCTTCCGAGTGCTTTGTGGAGAATGGATAGAGACCATGTGGGACTGCATGGAAGTGTCTGGCCCAACCATGTGCATCATTGTCTACATGATGGTCATGGTTATTGGAAACCTTGTG GTGCTGAACCTCTTCCTGGCCTTACTACTGAGTTCATTCAGTGCGGACAACTTGGCTGCCAACGATGACGACAGCGACACAAACAATTTGCAGATCGCCATTGCAAGGATCCACAGAGGCATTGCCTTTGTCAAATCCCTTATTCAGAGCACTTGTAATAGTGTCTGTCTAGGGAATAATGCACAAAGCCAGGGTGAGGATCCATCATGCCTTGAGGATATCCAAAAACCATCAGGACCAAACGGTATCCCCAACCACGCCATTAAAGCACTACCAAGGAACGGAAATGGGGATGTGACTGGAGTGGACAAAAGCGGGGACAAGTATATTGTATGCAGCAAGACTGATGACTCCATAATGTCTTTCATCAACAACCCCAGTTTCACGGTTCATGTTCCAATTGCTGTGGGGGAGTCCGACTTTGAAAATCTCAACACAGAGGACTTCAGCAGTGTCTCGTCTGATGCAGCAGGATGCCTCGTG ACCATTGAGGAGGATGGCCAACTCAGCACATCTGAGGGCAGCACAGTAGACTTGGGGGAAAAAGATGGAGACTCTCTAGACCTTGACTTAGAGGAATCAATGGAACCTGATGACTGCTTTCCAAACA ATTGTGTACAAAGATTCAAGTGTTGCCAAGTAAATGTTCAGGTCGGCTGGTGGAAAGTATGGTGGATCATAAGAAAGACCTGTTTCCGAATAGTGGAGCACAACTGGTTTGAAAGCTTCATCATCTTTATGATCTTGCTTAGCAGTGGTGCTTTA GCTTTTGAAGATGTCTACATCGAAACCAGGAAGAGTATTAAAGCAATGCTGGAATATGCAGACAAAATGTTCACCTACATCTTCATCTTAGAAATGTTACTCAAGTGGGTTGCTTATGGCTATGCGAAATATTTCACAAATGCCTGGTGTTGGCTTGACTTCGTTATTGTTGCT GTTTCACTGGTCAGTCTGGTAGCCAATGCAATGGGTTTTGCTGAACTTGGGGCCATTAAGTCTTTGAGGACCCTGCGAGCTTTGAGACCCTTGAGAGCTCTTTCCAGGTTTGACGGCATGAGG GTGGTTGTCAATGCTCTGCTGGGTGCAATTCCCTCCATCTTCAATGTACTGCTGGTGTGCCTGATCTTTTGGCTCATCTTCAGTATCATGGGTGTGAACTTATTCGCAGGAAAGTACTACCGCTGCCTTGACAACAGCTCAGTACGGTTCCTGCCCAGCGAAGTGCAAAACAAGAGCGTATGTGAGTCCTTAGGAATAGACCAGGCTAAATGGAAGAACCATAAAATCAACTTTGATAATGTTGGTCTAGGTTACCTTGCATTGCTGCAAGTG GCTACATTCAAGGGCTGGATGGATATCATGTATGCAGCAGTAGACTCCCCAAGCAAG CTTGGGGAACAGCCAGCATATGAGATCAACCTCAAGATGTATCTGTATTTTGTCGTTTTCATCATATTTGGTGCCTTCTTCACCCTCAATCTCTTCATTGGTGTCATCATTGACAACTTTAACCAACAAAAACGAAAG TTTGGAGGTCAAGACATTTTCATGACTGAAGAACAGAAGAAATATTATAACGCCATGAAGAAGCTGGGttcaaaaaagccacaaaaaccTATTCCCAGACCATCA AACAAGATTCAAGCCTGCATATTTGACATGACTACCAAACAAGCATTTGATGTTGTGATCATGGTTCTCATATGGCTTAACATGGTTGCCATGATGGTGGAAACTGATGACCAGTCAGATCAAAAGAAAGAAATTCTCGGCTGGATCAACGGGGTCTTCATTTGTGTCTTTACGGGCGAGTGTTTAGTGAAGATGATCGCACTTCGCCAATACTTTTTCACAAATGGCTGGAATGTGTTTGATTTCATCGTCGTCGTTCTCTCAATTATTG GTATGTCTCTCTCAGAgcttattaagaaatattttgtgTCACCCACTTTGTTCCGAGTCATCCGCCTGGCTCGAATCGGACGAGTCCTCCGCCTTATTAAAAGTGCCAAAGGAATCCGCACCCTCTTGTTTGCCTTGATGATGTCACTGCCTGCCTTGTTCAACATTGGACTCTTGCTCTTTTTGGTCATGTTCATCTACGCCATTTTCGGCATGTCAAACTTTGCATATGTAAAGAAGGAATCGGGTATCGATGACCTTTTCAATTTTGAGACGTTTGGCAACAGCATGATTTGCCTGTTTCAGATCACCACCTCGGCCGGGTGGGACGGCCTCCTGGCTCCAATTCTTAACAAACACAAAGACGACTGTGATAGTACCATGGAGCACCCTGGTAGTGCTGTCAAAGGAGATTGTGGGTCTCCTTCTGTCGGCATTGCCTTCTTTGTCAGCTACATCATCATCTGCTTCCTTATTGTAATAAATATGTACATTGCAGTCATCCTGGAAAACTTTGGTGTAGCCACGGAGGAGAGCGCCGACCCCCTAAGTGAGGatgattttgaaatgttttatgaGGTTTGGGAAAAGTTTGACCCAAGAGCAACCCAGTTCATGGAGTACAACAAGTTATCCGAGTTTGCCGATGCCTTGGATCCACCGTTACGCATAGCCAAGCCCAACAGGATCGAATTGATCTCTATGGATCTTCCTTTGGTGAGTGGCGAACGTATCCACTGCCTGGACATCCTCTTTGCTTTCACAAAACGGGTACTTGGTGAGGGCGGAGAGATGGACATATTAAGGGCACAAATGGAAGAGAGATTCATGGCCTCCAACCCTTCCAAATTGTCTTATGAACCCATCACGACCACTCTTCGTCGCAGACAGGAGGATACATCGGCTGTCATCATCCAGAGGTTGTTCAGAGAGCATTTGAAGAGACGGGCTGCTGAAAGAATGCTGGAAGAAGCCAAAGATATTGTTCTGAAAGATGAAAAACCAGTTGACAAAGAAGCGCCATTTATGGACAAACTCGATGAAGTTTCGGGCTCTGAAATCAAAGAGCCGTCAACCTATCAAACGTCGGAAATTGACAATGCTGAACAGGATGCCACATGTAAAGACAGCACTGAGCATGATGCATAA